A region of Solanum dulcamara chromosome 7, daSolDulc1.2, whole genome shotgun sequence DNA encodes the following proteins:
- the LOC129895842 gene encoding uncharacterized protein LOC129895842 isoform X2, which produces MSPDTPSLTMIRQVQKAIAFARKAHNGQLRRTGEPYLTHCIHTGKIVAVLVPSTGKRAIDTVVAGILHDVVDDTGESLDTIEREFDTDVANLVAGVSRLSFINQLLRRHRRLNVNQAALSHDEANNLRVMLLGMVDDPRVVLIKLADRLHNMRTIYALPPAKAQAVAQETLAIWCSLASRLGLWALKAELEDLCFAVLQPQIFLRMRADLASMWSHPNRTGNARKIYGKFSSILHQRMKSMTVEHEEPSETDEENICMKVLLQAVLPFDLLLDRKKRIDFFNKLVANSNLETTPKVVRDAAFALGTLVVCEEALERELFISTSYVPGMEVTLSGRLKSLFSIYSKMKRKEIGINKVYDARALRVIVGDKNGALHSQAVQCCYNLLNIVHRLWSPIDGEFDDYIVNPKPSGYQSLHTAVQGPDNSPLEIQIRTQRMHECAEHGLAAHWLYKETEDKLPLVTSVTGSGTTTPSFFSTDIEDQGSIEDDGSHKYSSLKVGDPVLRVEAGHLLAAVIVRVDKGARELLVAVSFGLAASEAVADRRSSSQTKRWEAYARLYKKVSDEWWCKPGHGDWCTCLEKYTLCQDGMYHKQDQFERLLPTFIQIIELTEEEENVYWAIMSAIFEGKPVASVTSNPSFENKLGYNSSNPTLRDSGVNNKVYLLRTMLQWEKKLRSEASQRVELATKPYEASSGLLGEVVIVCWPHGEIMRLSTGSTAADAARRAGLEGKLVSVNGQLVVPNTKLKDGDVVEIRM; this is translated from the exons ATGTCACCGGATACCCCATCTTTAACGATGATAAG GCAGGTGCAGAAGGCTATTGCATTTGCACGAAAAGCTCACAATGGACAACTACGCAGAACTGGAGAGCCGTATTTAACACATTGTATTCACACTGGAAAAATTGTAGCTGTCTTGGTTCCATCGACTGGGAAAAGA GCCATTGATACTGTTGTTGCTGGAATTCTCCATGATGTGGTTGATGATACGGGTGAAAGTTTGGACACTATAGAGAGAGAGTTTGACACTGATGTTGCAAATTTGGTAGCAGGTGTTTCTAGGTTAAGTTTCATCAATCAG CTGTTGAGGAGGCACCGCAGGTTAAATGTGAATCAAGCTGCACTTAGCCATGACGAG GCAAATAATTTACGAGTGATGCTACTGGGCATGGTTGATGATCCACGTGTGGTGCTTATCAAACTAGCGGATCGTCTTCATAACATGAGAACCAT ATATGCATTACCTCCAGCCAAGGCTCAAGCTGTTGCTCAGGAGACGCTGGCTATTTGGTGTTCACTTGCTTCGAGATTGGGGCTTTGGGCATTAAAGGCTGAACTTGAAGATCTATGTTTTGCAGTGCTTCAG CCTCAAATATTTCTTCGCATGAGAGCTGACCTAGCATCCATGTGGAGCCATCCAAACAGGACAGGCAATGCAAGAAAAATATATGGCAAATTCAGCTCCATTTTGCACCAGAGAATGAAAAGTATGACCGTTGAGCACGAAGAACCTTCGGAAACTGATGAGGAAAACATATGCATGAAG GTTCTTTTGCAAGCTGTACTTCCTTTTGATCTTTTACTAGATAGAAAGAAGCGTATTGACTTTTTCAACAAGCTTGTGGCAAATTCAAATTTGGAGACAACACCAAAGGTTGTGAGAGATGCTGCCTTTGCCCTAGGAACTCTGGTAGTTTGTGAGGAGGCTTTGGAGCGTGAATTATTCATTTCTACCTC ATATGTGCCTGGGATGGAAGTCACATTATCTGGACGCTTAAAAAGCTTGTTTAGTATTTACAGTAAG atgaaaagaaaagaaattggCATAAACAAAGTGTATGATGCCCGTGCATTGAGGGTTATCGTCGGAGATAAGAATGGGGCATTACATAGCCAGGCAGTTCAGTGTTGCTATAATCTTCTCAACATTGTGCATAG GCTATGGTCCCCAATTGATGGAGAGTTTGATGACTACATTGTTAACCCAAAACCAAGTGGCTACCAG TCCCTACACACTGCAGTACAAGGTCCCGACAACTCACCTCTGGAAATTCAAATAAGAACCCAG AGGATGCATGAGTGTGCTGAACATGGACTTGCTGCGCATTGGCTTTATAAAGAAACTGAAGATAAACTGCCCTTGGTGACCAGTGTAACTGGCTCTGGAACAACTACACCCTCATTCTTCTCAACAGATATTGAAGATCAAGGTTCTATTGAAGATGATGGGTCACATAAGTATAGCTCGTTAAAAGTGGGAGATCCTGTCCTCAGAGTGGAAGCAGGTCACCTGCTTGCTGCAGTTATTGTGAG AGTGGACAAGGGTGCAAGAGAATTGCTTGTTGCTGTAAGTTTTGGGCTAGCAGCTTCTGAGGCAGTAGCTGACAGAAGATCTTCTTCTCAAACAAAAAGATGGGAAGCTTATGCAAGATTATATAAGAAG GTATCTGATGAATGGTGGTGCAAACCAGGACATGGGGATTGGTGCACTTGCCTGGAAAAGTATACACTTTGTCAAGATGGTATGTACCACAAG CAAGACCAGTTCGAGCGCTTGTTGCCCACTTTTATCCAAATTATTGAATTGACAGAGGAGGAAGAAAATGTTTACTGGGCTATCATGTCTGCCATCTTTGAGGGGAAACCTGTTGCTTCTGTTACATCTAACCCAAGTTTTGAGAATAAGCTGGGCTATAACTCTTCTAATCCGACATTAAGGGACTCTGGAGTCAACAATAAG GTATATTTACTGAGGACAATGCTTCAATGGGAGAAGAAACTGCGCTCTGAAGCAAGTCAGCGAGTGGAGCTTGCTACAAAACCATACGAAGCTAGCTCCGGTTTGCTAGGCGAGGTGGTCATCGTATGCTGGCCCCATGGTGAGATAATGCGCCTGAGCACCGGTAGCACCGCAGCTGATGCTGCTAGGAGGGCAGGGTTGGAGGGGAAGTTGGTTTCAGTAAATGGACAGCTGGTAGTGCCCAATACAAAGTTAAAAGATGGCGATGTGGTTGAGATCAGAATGTAG
- the LOC129895844 gene encoding serine/threonine-protein kinase TIO, giving the protein MGVENYHVIELVGEGSFGKVYKGRRKYTGQTVAMKFIPKHGKSEKDIHNLRQEIEILRKLKHENIIEMLDSFESPQEFCVVTEFAQGELFEILEDDKCLPEEQVQAIAKQLVRALHYLHSNRIIHRDMKPQNILIGAGSIVKLCDFGFARAMSTNTVVLRSIKGTPLYMAPELVREQPYNHTADLWSLGVILYELFVGQPPFYTNSVYALVRHIIKDPVKYPDNMSSTFKSFLKGLLNKVPQNRLTWPALLDHPFVQETLEDLEAREIRAAAATTKGSDATWRGKGDSQSTQLNGAAPESKNHIQAASGNGNTRNLQTEVHLKSSDVTVNASPEEFPGFSQPDDIVLSGCQVLDRLESNSRTVKGAKVIGQDNDALSAILVPLRNLCDELKIPSRDHDFVILNQSLRILSNLVAAGAINSSGTLDQIICVLLGLTSTVLKVKSSNAAELLMKIFSVTKKMLDICGGAIGSSCLGHWRTLLELYSQVINNLDDASGRVLSESTGCIAAMLFRVTQALKVSSSPPTLIGTLKELLDHASNSGIADLLILCLATSGSGSSNLLRAAAEACRALWLLVDAFELLSLRENRYYFPISSLRSPSLHRLDIKDHERGPLLGGDSTKIIDAMTKAFLRSKAVQLAVYYCLHQRLEASICGGVQLVLRCCLHSGIVATILCGLPSSLPVTTVVSGGGDGTIVSELFSVLSSAKKSRGGEANTLVLHLSLLLATIAQCLKSSGRNSALFMLTTSSRKQLTRLSDLAHYFSADVQSLCQPHSASAMLALASILSLETGCTVETTILDIAVPMIPRTAKLCEYLRNPVNEQDGISMFSGMLSHWHGLRDGSIGLLDIRLKKEGPLAVQHSCASGIPQLLIDLLSGNITEASEESNFSKDHIGLSPIGVPWSISLLCQCLTGGVSTFRHILLKTEHVNLISDLILDMHLKLIKSWSGPGGGVDGVRDTINTVIDLLAFPFVAVQNGLGLPSATASVNSGFLLNVGSPGGRVCPEDKDMVKAIESHLGKYTQILLEVGVPGIILRCLEHMESRDKARPVAFLAKMTAHRPLAVQLLGKGLLDPRRMKSLLDGSCSGEVVLDVLMIVSDLARMDKAFYEYVDGAAILEFLKGFLTDKDPNVRAKTCSAIGNMCRHSSYFYASLAKRGIISLLIDRCADSDKRTRKFACFAIGNAAYHNELLYDELRRSIPQLSYLLLSAEEDKTKANAAGALSNLVRNSNKLCEDIVSKGAMQALLKLVTDCSIVALSPSRKDTINESPLKIALFSLAKMCAHPPCRQFLRTSELFPVIRQLQQSPESTIANYASVIVKKVAEVN; this is encoded by the exons ATGGGTGTGGAGAACTACCATGTGATAGAGCTTGTAGGCGAGGGTTCTTTTGGGAAGGTGTACAAAGGGAGGCGAAAGTATACTGGCCAG ACGGTTGCAATGAAATTTATTCCGAAACATGGGAAAAGCGAGAAGGACATTCATAACTTAAGGCAGGAAATCGAG ATCCTAAGAAAGTTGAAGCatgaaaatatcatagagatgcttgatTCTTTTGAAAGCCCACAGGAGTTTTGTGTCGTTACAGAATTTGCTCAA GGTGAGCTGTTTGAAATTCTTGAAGATGACAAATGCCTCCCTGAGGAACAAGTCCAAGCAATTGCAAAGCAATTG GTAAGAGCACTGCATTATTTACATTCAAATCGTATAATACACCGTGACATGAAACCGCAAAATATTCTCATTGGTGCTGGATCTATTGTCAAG CTTTGTGACTTTGGTTTTGCACGAGCCATGTCCACAAACACAGTAGTTCTGCGATCCATAAAAG GTACACCATTGTATATGGCTCCAGAATTGGTACGAGAACAACCATACAACCACACTGCTGATTTGTGGTCTCTTGGTGTTATCTT ATATGAGCTGTTTGTTGGTCAGCCTCCATTTTACACTAATTCAGTTTATGCTCTTGTTCGTCACATCATCAAG GACCCAGTTAAGTATCCAGACAATATGAGCTCAACCTTCAAGAGTTTTCTGAAGGGCCTGCTTAACAAG GTACCGCAGAATAGACTGACTTGGCCTGCACTTCTTGATCATCCGTTTGTTCAAGAAACATTAGAGGATTTGGAAGCTAGG GAGATTCGTGCTGCAGCAGCTACTACAAAGGGATCTGATGCAACTTGGAGGGGGAAAGGAGATAGTCAATCAACTCAGCTGAATGGTGCAGCCCCCGAAA GTAAAAATCATATTCAAGCTGCAAGTGGAAATGGAAACACAAGGAACCTTCAGACTGAGGTTCATTTGAAGAGCTCGGACGTCACAGTAAACGCTTCACCAGAAGAGTTCCCTGGTTTCTCACAACCTGATGATATTGTGCTGTCAG GTTGTCAGGTTTTGGACAGACTGGAAAGCAACTCCCGAACAGTTAAGGGTGCAAAAGTTATTGGTCAAGATAATGATGCATTATCAGCTATTTTAGTTCCGCTAAGAAACTTGTGTGATGAATTAAAAATTCCTAGCAG GGATCACGATTTTGTCATATTAAACCAATCACTTAGAATTCTTTCAAACTTAGTTGCAGCCGGTGCCATCAACTCAAGTGGGACACTTGATCAAATTATCTGTGTACTTCTTGGTTTGACTTCTACTGTACTTAAAGTCAAGTCTTCTAATGCAGCTGAATTGCTGATGAAG ATTTTTTCAGTCAccaaaaaaatgttagatatcTGTGGAGGTGCTATTGGTAGCTCATGTTTAGGGCATTGGAGAACTCTTCTTGAGTTGTATTCACAG GTCATAAATAATCTGGATGATGCTTCTGGTCGAGTTCTGTCTGAGTCAACTGGTTGCATTGCAGCTATGTTGTTTCGAGTGACTCAGGCTCTTAAAGTATCATCTTCTCCACCAACCCTAATAGGAACTCTGAAAGAGCTTCTAGACCATGCTAGCAATTCTGGCATAGCGGACCTTTTGATTTTGTGCTTAGCTACATCAGGGTCAGGTTCCTCAAATTTACTGCGAGCTGCTGCTGAAGCCTGCAGGGCTCTTTGGTTGCTGGTGGATGCATTTGAACTTCTTTCTCTAAGAGAAAATAGATACTATTTTCCAATTAGCTCTTTGCGAAGTCCTTCTTTACATCGACTTGACATCAAGGACCATGAGCGAGGTCCATTACTTGGAGGAGATTCAACAAAAATTATTGATGCCATGACAAAAGCATTTCTAAGGTCCAAAGCCGTACAACTTGCTGTTTATTATTGTCTGCATCAGCGTCTTGAGGCTTCTATTTGTGGTGGAGTACAG CTTGTTCTGAGGTGTTGTTTGCATAGTGGAATTGTTGCCACTATCCTGTGTGGTCTGCCTAGTTCTCTTCCTGTTACTACAGTTGTGAGTGGAGGAGGAGATGGCACTATTGTTTCAGAGCTTTTCTCTGTACTATCATCAGCTAAGAAATCACGTGGAGGAGAAGCAAATACCTTGGTTCTGCACTTAAGCCTTCTTCTTGCCACCATCGCCCAATGTCTAAAGTCATCAGGAAGGAATTCTGCCTTGTTCATGTTAACTACATCTTCAAGAAAGCAGCTCACTCGGCTCTCTGATCTTGCACATTATTTCTCTGCTGATGTGCAGTCATTATGCCAACCTCATTCTGCATCTGCAATGCTAGCTCTAGCATCCATTCTGTCTCTTGAAACTGGCTGCACAGTTGAAACTACCATTCTTGACATAGCTGTGCCAATGATCCCTAGGACTGCCAAGTTATGCGAATACCTTAGGAATCCTGTTAATGAACaagatggaataagtatgtTTAGTGGAATGCTTTCACATTGGCATGGCCTAAGAGATGGATCTATTGGGTTATTGGACATACGACTGAAGAAGGAAGGACCATTGGCTGTGCAACACTCCTGTGCAAGTGGTATTCCACAGCTTCTTATTGATTTGTTATCAGGCAACATTACAGAGGCCTCTGAAGAATCCAATTTTTCGAAAGATCATATTGGGCTATCACCAATCGGAGTTCCATGGAGCATTTCATTGCTTTGTCAATGCCTTACTGGGGGAGTATCCACTTTTCGTCATATATTGCTCAAGACGGAGCATGTCAACCTCATATCAGATTTGATATTGGACATGCATCTTAAGCTAATCAAATCTTGGAGTGGACCTGGTGGCGGGGTGGATGGGGTTAGGGATACAATAAATACAGTTATAGATCTTTTGGCATTTCCTTTTGTGGCTGTACAGAATGGTCTAGGTTTGCCATCTGCTACTGCTTCAGTGAATAGTGGATTTCTCCTTAATGTTGGTTCACCTGGTGGAAGAGTTTGTCCTGAAGACAAGGACATGGTGAAAGCAATTGAATCACATTTGGGAAAGTATACTCAGATCCTATTGGAG GTAGGAGTTCCAGGCATTATTCTTCGGTGTTTGGAACACATGGAATCCAGAGATAAAGCGAGACCTGTTGCATTTCTTGCTAAAATGACAGCTCACCGACCTCTTGCTGTTCAACTATTGGGTAAAGGATTGTTGGATCCTAGAAGAATGAAGTCTCTACTGGATGGTTCATGCTCTGGAGAAGTTGTTCTGGACGTTCTTATGATTGTTTCAGATTTAGCCCGCATGGATAag GCCTTCTATGAATACGTTGATGGGGCAGCTATCTTGGAGTTTCTGAAAGGCTTCCTAACTGATAAAGATCCTAATGTGCGTGCCAAAACATGCAGTGCTATAGGAAATATGTGTCGTCACAGCTCCTATTTCTACGCATCGCTG GCAAAACGTGGTATCATTAGTCTTCTCATTGACCGATGTGCTGATTCTGACAAAAGAACACGGAAATTTGCTTGCTTTgca ATCGGCAATGCTGCCTATCATAATGAGCTGTTGTATGATGAGCTCAGGAGATCCATTCCTCAGCTCTCATATCTGCTGCTTTCAGCAGAGGAAGACAAAACTAAGGCCAATGCTGCTGGGGCACTGAGTAACCTTGTCCGCAACTCCAACAAGCTTTGCGAAGATATTGTCTCTAAAGGAGCCATGCAG GCGTTACTGAAGCTGGTGACAGATTGTTCCATCGTAGCTCTTAGCCCCAGTAGAAAAGATACCATAAATGAGTCACCTTTAAAGATAGCATTATTTTCCCTGGCGAAGATGTGTGCTCATCCACCTTGCAGACAGTTCCTGCGCACATCCGAGCTATTTCCAGTTATTAGGCAGCTTCAGCAGTCACCAGAATCAACAATAGCTAATTATGCCTCTGTAATTGTCAAGAAAGTTGCAgaagttaattaa